CATCTATAATTGTTTTCATAAACATGCAATAAATATCACGTTGCTAAGGGAAATAGATGCCTAAAGATAAGTACAAACATTGTTAATCTTTACTGATTTGAAATTTATTCACATAACTTACAGCCATGCAGGTACTACAATTCCGGTAAATGCAAATATGGAAAGAAGTGCAAATATCTGCATGTTTGCAAGTACCACTTCAAAGGGAAGTGCAAGAAGGGATCAAATTGTCCTCGAAGACACCCTGCTGCCTCCCAGAGTGACTCGTCATCTGATGAGGATGACAGAGGGGGAAGAAGAACAGCTACCCCGACAGGTATGACCAGCCATTATGAATGATGGTTACAGGTTGAGAAGCTGGTGCCAAACCAGTGATACATTCTGGCTGAAATGCAATGCAATAGTGGTAATAATAAAGCTTCTCTTGTTTGGAATTCAGGACAGAGAATCCGCAAAGTGAATGAATTGAATTGCAATTGAATAGACAAATTAATGACAATGATGAATTTGGCTGGAGACCTTGTCTCTGGGTGCTCGACAGCTACCCGCAGTGCTGGCCGGCTAGCGCATACACGAACGATGTCATGTAGGCttgtgccgcagataggaagtggtgCATAGCCACCTTCCCCCAAGGAAAAGCCACGCTGCAAGGCAATGGCAGGAGAAGAGGAggccaaaccaaaaaaaaaacatgaacaaaagCCCTACAGAGCCTTTTGCGCTTGGAGATGACGTGTTGATTAGTGGGCAGATAAGTTTCCCATTAAAATCAAAAGCAGGTTTTATCAACAATAATCTTTGTTCCAGAATTCGATAACTTTAGCACAgtctagagcccctttcacactgccaTACTCTACCTGGGTCgcgacccggtgtcatgtgggtcagatacgtgatttcacactgcttttgaagaagcagggttgacctgggtgacagaagcaagtataCAACACACATAGCAATGACCATCCAAACTTTTCTGGATTGaatcgtcggcccaaatgttgattcaAGCAAATGTTTGTTCATCtgtgctgcaatctggctcatggtgtgtctcaatcaacacaaatgtggctaaacagaataaacagaaatgttccttgcggaagtgaatccttcatgcaggcgtggctgtttgttatatTGTTGGCTCACAaacggccatcatgcattttgtcttgctcaacccgggtcaaagcgtgtcgacccacatcctgaacCCAGGTAcaacccaggtatgtggtttcacactatgtgggcttgtgacccgggtagccagaacccgggtcaggaccttggtaggagtgccagtgtgaaaggggcttaggtGCATAACTTAATATATACTTGGCCTGTTTATTGTTTCCCCTGAGGTCTGTTATTAGTGCTGCACAGACATATTCTTCTGTGTTAACttgaaatcaaattaaaatcTTAAACATTTCTTAAATCCATCACCTCACCATAGTACAGCGCCTCCTTCTGTAATCCGCTGTCAAGCACCTGGAGGTAAAGAGACAATTGATTGGCAGTGGGATCTTTAAGACACCAACTGACCTTTAATTCTCCTAAAATGTTGAGGGAATTGTCCGTGTTGATGGAACATACAGTAACTGAGGATAAATTTATTTgacactgtacatttttttaaaatgtcatatacCTTAAATTGGGAagacaatatttcattttttgtaaccACATGGGGGGGAATAATGTGGAAGCTTTCTTATTGTTAGTTGGTTGCCATTCTAAAGCTGCTTTACTTTTGACTCCAGAGACACATGATAAGCCTTATCAGTGGCAATTAAACAGTGGAGAGAGCTGGAGGGATATAGCAAACGACCATGTTCTAGAAGCCCAGTACTCACTGCCTGGGGCCAGAGGCATCAAAATCTACAACACAGTTTATGGGTATGTTGTCTAAAGCCAGAGACACCACTCAACGTCTTGATAATGTGGAGAAGCAATTTAAAAGGCTCACTTTTTAAACTGTCAAGTACATATCTGGGAAATGCAAGACCTTCTACTTATAAACCTACCTAAAACTTGTCTTAATAGACAGGTGGTATTTATTACAGGCtctataaaacaaatatatattcagACCACAATTTGCTATTGTGGTCCTTGCAGGTGGTGGTCCAGCGATGCAGAAAACCTTTAACACAGGCAATATTTTGTCCAGTTATGGTCACCTGAGACAAAAAAAGCCATTGCATTTGATAAGTAACATGTATATTTACGCTTTAAACTATACAGGGCGCAGTGCTTAAGGCTTAATATCTGCTTTCTTTCTGCAGGGCGATTGTTATTGATTTTAACAAAATGAAGatccgtaaaaaaaaaataagagtaCAACGCAAGAGTTTTGACGATTGTGGACAGGAAACTGAATGGCTGtggtattaccatggaaacaATGGCTGGATTGAGTATGGACAAAAGGTAAACAGTTTACTACTGCAACATGCAGGCATTGTGTTAAGTAAAATACAAGCGAATAAGGGATTTGAGTTCTGGTCTGAACAAGGTCTCAAACATTGGCCCTGTCTTCAGGAAAGGTTTCATGTTTATTGAGTACCCATCCTGTCAGAATACAGCAGCTAATTGATCTATAATGTATCACTTCAGGATTCCAAAGGCAGCGCTACATCTTTGAAAAGTTGTGACATTGAAAAGGAGTACCAGAAGAAACCAAAGAATTTCCCCAAGTTTACTGCTGGGCAGACGCAGTATGAAATAAACTTTAAAGGTATGTGTGATGCATTCAAAGTATTATACatgaatacagtatttacattcgGAGAGAGCAAGGCATAAATGCCAGCTTGTGTAAGGTTCCCAGTGTTTCAGTTACAACCGATGATATATTTGGTAAGTGCTATTTTTACAATTTCTGATCTATCTATACAGAAATGCAGCAGATCAATCTAGCATCAGGCCATAAGAGGAGAGTAGTTCGCCGTCCAAAATTTACAGCTCTGCAAGTGAAAACAGGAAAAACAAAGTAAGTATTTACTTCAGTGCCTGAAGTAAATCCACAATGTCTCTATCATCTCAATAATATAAAAAGCTTCATCTCTATGACCTTGAATTATGCATTTTATCATGTTTTAAGTTCACCTTCCATGAACCATCATGTAAATTATCT
Above is a window of Acipenser ruthenus chromosome 14, fAciRut3.2 maternal haplotype, whole genome shotgun sequence DNA encoding:
- the LOC117419579 gene encoding protein mono-ADP-ribosyltransferase PARP12-like — encoded protein: MASNIVAESDDEQKSSTYEDRDREDSSQSLSDTGDDLSDSESDSDEEQGASAVKQKPCRYYNSGKCKYGKKCKYLHVCKYHFKGKCKKGSNCPRRHPAASQSDSSSDEDDRGGRRTATPTETHDKPYQWQLNSGESWRDIANDHVLEAQYSLPGARGIKIYNTVYGAIVIDFNKMKIRKKKIRVQRKSFDDCGQETEWLWYYHGNNGWIEYGQKDSKGSATSLKSCDIEKEYQKKPKNFPKFTAGQTQYEINFKEMQQINLASGHKRRVVRRPKFTALQVKTGKTNLTSSSQQQHVSPGGTKPVWQFEGDSGKWYEFKYRFATDTESSVSSKEIEAKYQANPAGSMTFKAGKYQYMLNFSDMTQTNLASNKIRRIQRTMV